The Longimicrobium sp. genomic sequence CGCGGACGCCGCTCATCCTTTGCTTGCGCGGTGACCTGGGGGCGGGGAAGAGCACCCTGGCGCGGGCCATCGCGCACGGGGCGGGGGTGGAGGGCGACGTTCCCTCGCCTACGTTCAACTTGGTCTTTCGCTACGACACGCCGCGCGCCCGGGTGTGGCACCTGGACCTGTACCGGCTGGAGCGCGGCGACGAGGTGTGGGAGCTGGGGTGGGGCGATCTGGGCGCGGACGGCGACCTGGTGATGATCGAGTGGCCGGAGCGCGCCGAGGCGCTGCTTCC encodes the following:
- the tsaE gene encoding tRNA (adenosine(37)-N6)-threonylcarbamoyltransferase complex ATPase subunit type 1 TsaE, which encodes MRDVLGEEALQAWGLRIGAEARTPLILCLRGDLGAGKSTLARAIAHGAGVEGDVPSPTFNLVFRYDTPRARVWHLDLYRLERGDEVWELGWGDLGADGDLVMIEWPERAEALLPPVRWEIELLEHEPDSREVTASPVGDPPPLPPMREAS